The DNA sequence GGTGAGTCAACAGTGCGCGACGAAGGACAAAGAGAAGTGTAGCTGACAGAAAACAAGGCATGTATAATGTCCCATCGTTCACCCTCGCCCGAGCCGTGGGAGGCTTGTTCGCATGGTATTGGGTCCATCTCGCTCAACGAGCGCAGACAcccctcatcatcctcgcaTCTGTATGTATCCGTCCCAGTACCCCCTACAAGGCTATTCTAACCTTGACCCAGGGCTTCATTCTCGGCGAGGGCTTCCTGAGCATCGTGAATCTCTTCCTGCAGGGTCTCGGAGTACCCCATCTCTGATTCCGCTGTCAATCATAGCTCGCTGTAAGCTCCCCTCTTGGATAACCATGCGATGGACGTTCACAAGCTGACTAGAATATGCCTACTTCAGCTGCCACGAATGCTGCCTTGATTCGCCTTCAGCATCCGTCCATGAGgtcttcaaggtcaacgcTCTGGCATTGTCTTCGGCCGCCAGGAAGGTGATTTCACCAGACAGACTGGTGGGGGACTTTGCAGAGGGCTTCTCCTCTGGGGGAGCGAGCAGAAGTCCTTGCTTCCAGTGGGTGACGGTGCCGGAGGGGCCAGTTGTGAAAGCGACACCACCCTGCTTCGTCTTGTCCCAAGTCTCGGGTGTAGTCTCTGGTGGAGGGACTGGGTCGTTTCGCGCAGTGGTGAAGAAGTTGTCGAACCAGATCAGGAAGCCATCCACACGCTCAACCTCGCGCGTGAGCTTCGACGACCATTTGGCCGTGAATTGGAGATCCTCCGCCTTGACGGTGTGGAGATCGAGCACCTTGAATGGGTAGGGCTCGCCGCAGACAGCGCTCTGCGGCATGGCCTCAACCCTAGCCTCTTCATAGATACCCTCTTGCATTGTCTTCATATCGAATCCATAGACGTCTCTCCAGAAGGAAATGTTGTCAGAGATATACTCTGGGTCGGCGATAGGAGCAACCCAGATAGTCGCTGAGCTGGGGGCAAGGATACCATCCGGCTTGAGGTACTTGTCTCGGGCGTACAGGACACTGGGGAGCATTGCCTCGTAGAGAAGGAAGTAGCCCATCCACTCGCTGACAATGATGTCGACCTGGTCCACGGGCAGCTTGACATCCTCGATAGCGCCCTTCAGGCATGTAATAACGTTGGCCAAGCCGTTGTGGAAGATGTTTTCCCTagccttgacgatgatgtcTGACTTGTCAACGGCGATGACTTGCTTGGCACCAGCCTTTGCACAGAACATGCTGAGAATACCTGGTTGAGTGTGATTAGTACCAAGCTCTTGAATCGTTGGGACCAATCTGTTGCTTACCAGTGCCACATCCAATGTCCAGAacgaccttgtccttgaagaTGTGCTTGTTTCCGTAGATGAAGTCACGGTAGGCGTCAGTCCGCACAGCATCCTTGAGCATCGTCTCGTGAATTTCTGATCCATTGTCAGTAGGTATCGAATACCCGCAGATGGGGGAAACACACCATGGGCGGCATATGACTCAAAGTAGTAGGCAGAATCGTCTTTCTTCCCCTCAGTCTTGGCTGGCTCAGTGTCGTCACCCCATCGACGGTCCAGCGTCTCCTCAACAGTCAGACGATAACTGGCAAACTGGCTCTTGActctctcaagctcctcctcaagtTCCTTGTTGCGGACCACCAGGTCACTGTCCTTGGCTCCCTCTGAACCCTCACTGGTGATGTTCTCCAGCACCTCGTCGagcgagaagatgagagcGTCGTTCTCCAGCACTGGCCGGAGGTacttctcatcctcgaggtcctTTTCAGAAATCTCCTTGGGGACTGGCGATCCATTCTTGACATGGTCACGGACAAAGTTGACGAGCTTCACGGCGCCGTGGAAGTcgagcttcagcttctgcaCATGAGCGACAAAGTCGAATGCGTGGTTCTGCTTGCTATCCTCGAGCATGGCGGCGACATTGGGGAAAGTCTTGGGGCCAAAGAAAGATGTGATAGAGATGGCCTCTTCGTCGGACTCGAGGTCGAGCCACTCGCCCTCATCAGAAGCGGAGTCGTTGATGGACATTTTCACCAAAGTCGAAAAATACGGGGCGCAGCCGACAGAGCGAAAAGTAAATCAAGTATGGGAAGggaaaaataaaaaaataataccCAGAGAACAAATAGAACGAACCCGACTTGCCAAAGAAAGGTTGTTGAATGCGTTTTGTGGGATCACAGTATCTGGAGGAGGCTATGCCCTCTTGggcttttttttctgggtCAAGCTTTTCAGCCAAATGCAATCTGGCGAGGCACCTGCTATAATATTTTTGTAAGGGGTATATATCGCACATCGTCGTGATTGAGACTGCGTCACTTGGCCTTTTTAACGTCTttttcatcctcttcgtcgtcctcctcatcttcatcgtcgtcatcgtcgtcgtcttcatcgtcttcatcatcatcatcgtcgtcgtcatcatcctcaccctCTGAGACGGGTTCATTGAGTTCAACAAGACGCGCCTGGAGGTTTAGTTAGTAGTTGACATGGAGAGTATCCCTGGAGGGAACCTTGGGCTCTACGCACCTTGTATTTAgcgaccttctcctccagatcGCCAAAGACCAtaagaagatcatcaagtTCCGACTGAGTTGTTTCTCTGGCCTTCTTCGACTCCGATAATTCCGACTCAGCCTGTTAGGCGGATTAGCAACATGAATGTGTCGACTAATAAGGGGACAGGGGTTCACCTTTTTGATCTTGGCTTGCAAGTCCTTGGCTTTGCTGCCACCCTCGCTGAGCTGCTTCTCCAAGGTCTGGTATTTAGCCGTTGCGTCACGAGCCTCCTTCAGAGCAGCATCGCGCTCCTCCCCAAGCTTCTTCAATGCCGCCTCGTTGCTTTCGCGCTGAGATCGCAATTCGCTTTCGTATTTGTCCTTCTGCTCTGTCAGACTGTCCGCATTTCGTGCTTGGAGTTCCTTGAACTCCTGTGTTTTTGCCTTTTGTGCCTGCATTGGTTGCAAAATTAGCCATTCCCGCCCTGTAGATGATGCAGCCAGGAAACCAAGAGTCAATACCTTCATGATGTCAACTTCGAGACGGCTGATGGTTGCTTTTAGGTCTGCGATCTCAGCATCCGTGCGACGCTGGATCCTTTCCGCATCTGCCTCAGCTGCCTTGCGAGCTTGCGcgagctgcttctggtgCTCGTTCTCCAGGGCTGTTTGCTGTGCCTTCAGTTGAGAGAGTTGTTTCTGGTGATCACcatctcgagctgcttgttGAGTTTGCACTTGGGCAAGTTGCTTGCGGTGATCGTTCTCCTTAGCCGCCATCTGACCTTGAAGTTTGCGAAGTTCTTCCCCATGATGCTTTTGTAGACCCTCATTGACTGTTTTCATCCGCGACATCTCGAGAGCAGCCGTTTCCTTAGTGCGTCGATGGTCCGCTTgttcttggccaagttgtcCCTCTAGAGTTGTCAATGCTGCCTGAGCTTCTTTCAGCGCacgctccttctcctcgacctgGCCCCTGAGCGAATCCACCAGCTCCCTGGAGATGCCCTTTTGAACGCCATTGCTGACCACAGATATTTCCATTCCAGGTTCCCTGTCGATAGCGCGTGCTATGCGACTGTAGTTATCCTTGAAGAACTCGATGAAGGTGCGGTCAAAGAAGACGTCAGGGAGGCGGCCGAGGGACGACGCATCGAGCTTTTGGGGAGTGACCTCGAAATCGCGTACAAATGGGTGACTGCGAAGCTTCACTAACCGATCTAGATACTGATCACGGTCGATTCGCGACGTCAAGATAGAGTGTAATGTTGCGCGCGGAACCGGCGAATCCTTCGTTGAGAACTCGTAAGCGACGCCTAGCAGCATGGCGCACAAACCCTGAACAAGTTCACCGCCGCTCACGGTGGGTGGTTGTGATACAGCCTGAATCAAGCTCTGTACGTTGCTTCCTTCGGCGAGGAAGTCGTTGACCGCATCAAGATCCTCAAAaagccagccaagaagtAGCATGAGGTACCCAACCAGGACGCGCCCATCATCCCCACGTCGCAGGCCCGACGTGACATGGGCTGTGATAGTTTGGATACCCGTGACAACCTCTTCACCGTCGGAGGAATCGCCTTCTGTGAGGCTCATGGCCTTTGCCTTAGCCGCAGGGCTCTCAAACAACAGATGGAACGTAATGACGGCAGCGAACCACTGACGGTATGGATCGGATACGTCGGTTGGGGGTTGAAGCAAAACGGTCAGGACATTGGAAGACTCGTCGACACCGGCCTGGTGTCCCTCGATAGCTCGCCCCAAGAAGTGAAGCCTAACTTCAGCATGGTTCGCAAAGTAAGCCTGCAAACATTCGCACGCCGCAAACCGAAGATCGAATTCTTGCGGATCTTGTAGACATAACGTCAGGTCTAACAGCCCGTCGATAACATAGACCTTGACACGCCCATTGGCTTGTTCTGCAGTCGGATCGGCTCCGGCCAAGGGTGATGGGACCATTAGTTGAGCAAAACTCTCCTGCAGAGGGGCGTTCTGCCGTATCACATCGCCGCATGTGGTCAAAGCCTAGACAACCTGTCAACGACGAACTTGCACAATTACGATTACTTGGTCgcacctcggccttgatttGAGTCTGCGCCTCGTGGCTGAAGGCGAGCTGAAGAACATGATATGCAAGGCCATGCCTCCAGATCGCTGTCTGATTCAATGATGTCCCTGCTGACCCTCTAACAATAAACAGCCGGATcacagccaagaaggcgtAGATATTCCGGTTCTTCTGCGCTTGTGCCCATGTCGCGATTTCGGGACCCTCGCTCTGGGGCTTCAAGACTCGACCGAGCAAATCTGCAAGGCGATTGATACAGCCCGACTCGCGGAAGAGGGACTGATTTGATGTGTTCGACCGAAGCAAATTGGCAAGAAGAATTAAACAATCCTCAACAGTCCTTCCGCCCTCAGACAAGGCACCATCTGCTTCGATGATGTTGAACAACCTCTCGAAAGCGTTCTCGAAAGCCACCAATTTTTGTATCTCGATCGAGGTTGGAGTAAGGTAGGTCAGGAGGATAATGCCTTCGTTTCGTATAGCATCCCGctggtcgtcgaggacaGAAACAAGACGAGAGATGCCTAGGGGAGCGGTAAAAATACATTCCTCAGTCCTTTCGGTGCGTGCAGACAAGATGGCAGCGAGCAGCTGAAGAGAGTAGAGACGGGAGTAAAAGTCGTTCGTATCGAGGAAGTCGAGAAGCAAGGTGATATTTTCCTGACGTTGCGTGAACTCGTCGGCCAGCCATAGCGCAATCTCTTCTGAAGCTTCGGGACTATCTTCATTTGGACTGAAGAGCATCAACAAGGTTTCGAGAACCACCTTAACTGTGTCCACATCTTCGCCATCTTTGCTGAGGCTGCCTATTAGACTTCGAAGTGCTCCAGAGGCTACAGAGGCCGGGTAATCTTTTGAAAAGCTTCGAAGGCCTAGGATGGCAGCTCGTCGATCCTCGAGGAGAGTTGCCGAACTGAGGCGGCCGCTGAGCACGGTGATGGTCTCGCTAACTGATTGTTTCGCGGGCGCACTGGAAAGGGAAAACATGGTCGCGGCGCCTCAATGCCATTGGACTCGGGAAGGTTCGAAGATTCTCATGGAGCCGTTGCCGGCGATCTTATAGACTATTCGCCTCGTCGGTGAAGACCACAGGCAGGGGATGCTGTCCTCGTTAATTCATAACCAGCTGCTCTCATGTCATTCTGGACAGCTTGTCAGGACATGGCGACCCGATAGCTGCATAACGGCTGGAGCCGCAAGACCCACCCCTGCGCCACACCAAGGCGATAAGCCCTGCGATAAGCTTGGGCAGGGGCTGATTGTCAAAGGATCTTCGCGACAGGCAGCATCACATTCTCTCTCCTGCATAACCTTTGTCGCTAGAAACGCGATTCACTGCAATCGCTTTCATCCCTCTTGATCGCGCCGCCTTCGTTCCGAGAACGCCCATGCGACCGATCCGATAAACGGAATCACTTCGTTTACCTGCAGGCTTTTGCGCCTGCCTTCTTGTCCGTCCCTCGATTCGCGCGAGTAGCCTGCGACTGGCTTTCGGCCAGACAGCAAACGCGCAACCGGCAAGATGGGTATTCCGGCGGCTTTCCGATGGCTTTCCAACAAGTACCCCAAGATCATCTCGCCAGTCATTGAGGATCAGCCCATCACGCTCGAAGATGGATCTACGATTCCCGTCGATACAACTCGGCCAAACCCAAATGGCGAAGAGCTTGATAACCTTTACCTCGACATGAATGGTATCGTTCATCCTTGCTCTCATCCCGAGGACAGGCCCGCCCCtaaggatgaggaggagatgatgctcGAGGTATTCCGGTATACCGATCGCGTTGTCAACATGGTGCGACCGCGAAAGATCCTGATGATTGCAGTTGGTACGTTCTTTTTCCCATTAACTTTTGAGTGTGCTACGTGACATTTCAGGTTCGAATACTAACTTGTAGTCTTCTGCAGATGGTGTTGCGCCCCGAGCCAAGATGAACCAACAGCGATCCAGACGTTTCCGCTCCGCCCAGGAcgccaaggaaaaggaagaggacAAACAAGAGCTCATTAAGCTCTTGAAGCAGCAGAATGGGGGTAGCCTATCAGCCGAGAGCTTGGAGAGTGTGACCAAGAAAGCATTCGACTCGAACTCCATCACGCCTGGAACTCCGTTCATGGACATCCTTGCACTCAGCTTGAGATACTGGTGCCAATACAAGCTTAATACGGATCCTGGTTGGGCTAAGCTTAAAGTCATCATTTCTGATGCCACTGttcctggagaaggagagcacAAGATTATGTCCTTCGTCCGATCTCAACGCGCCTCTCCTGACCACGACCCAAACACTCGCCATGTCATCTACGGCCTTGACGCAGATCTTATTATGCTGGGCCTCGCCACTCATGAACCCCATTTCCGAGTTCTACGGGAAGATGTTTTCTTTCAGGAGCAGAAGGCCCGCCTCTGCAAGTTGTGTGGACAAAAGGGACATGATGCTCAAAACTGTCgcggcgaggagaagaaaaaggacgGTGAACAcgacgagaaggacaagggtGTCACCCTGAAACCTTTCATCTGGCTTCATGTTTCCGTGCTGCGGGAGTATTTGGAGGTCGAGCTGAGTGTATCGAATTTGCCCTTCCGGTTTGACTTGGAGCGTGCCATTGATGACTGGATCTTCATGTGTTGTTTCGTCGGTAACGACTTTTTGCCTCATCTTCCGGCCTTGGAGATCCGAGAGCATGGCATCGACACGCTGACAAAGCTCTGGAAGGATAACTTGCCCGTTATGGGTGGCTATGTCACGAAGGATGGACATATCGACTTGGAAAGAGCACAGGTTATTTTGGACGGCCTTGCGAAGCTAGAAGATGGCATCTTTAAGCGAAGaaaggagcaggaggaccGTCGAGAAGCCAACAACAAAAGACGGAGACTCCAGAACGAGAACAATGGTCGAGGTGGGCGTCAGAGTGGACAGTCGACTCCTCGAATCAACGGTCACATGAACCCATCTCAGGGTATGGCGCTGCACCCCATCGCGTCCTACCCGAAACCCGAGAAGCCATTGACCCATGACATGATTGTCAACCGAAGCACCGCCCCGGACGCGAATGTGGCGAACAAGAGCGCTGCCAGTGTTCTCAAAGCCCAGCTGCAGTCGCAGAAGTCGCTGTCTACCGCAAAGCCGGAGGACGCTACTCAGGAGTCCCCGTCGGCGCTTGGAAAGCGGAAAGCTTCTGAAATTGAAGAGGATGGCAGCTCGACTACCGGAACCCCGGGGACCACGACGCCAGCACCAGCTACCGAAGAAGGCCCAGTTGATGAAGTTCGTCTTTGGGAAGATGGCTATGCCGACCGCTACTACGAGAAGAAGTTCCACAAGGACCCGAAAGACATTGAGTTCCGTCATTCGGTCGCGCGGGCGTATGTGGAGGGACTCGCTTGGGTTTTGCTGTACTATTTCCAGGGATGTCCTTCCTGGGAATGGTACTACCCCTATCACTATGCCCCGTTCGCAGCCGACTTCAAGGACTTAGCCAAGATGAACATCACCTTCGAAAAGGGCAGGACATCGAGGCCCTTCGAACAGTTGATGAGCGTCTTGCCTGCCGCGTCTCGTCATGCATTGCCTGAGGTGTTCCACGATCTCATGCTCAACCCAGAGAGCCCCATCATTGACTTTTACCCTGAAGATTTCAAAGTTGATCTCAACGGAAAGAAGATGGCTTGGCAAGGAATTGCCCTGCTTCCTTTCATTGAGATGCCCCGACTTCTGGCAGCAGTGCAGGGCAAATATCCGGAGCTGAGCCCTGAGGATTCGGCCAGGAACGAAATGGGCCGAGATGTGCTCATTTTCTCCGAAGGCCATGAGAGCCTGTATGATGAGGTGTTGACCAAGTTCTACTCGAAACGCCAGGGAGACTCCAAGTTCAAGCTGGACCCTAAAAAGAGTGACGGGCTATCtggcaaggtcgagaagaaAGATGGCTATGTTCCTCACGGCGAGCTGAAGTATCCCCTCGAGCGGAAAGCCATGCCGGACCTTGACTACGACCGTTCCGTGACGTGAgttcccccctcctccctaGGTCCTGTTAAATTTATTTTGCTAATAATAATCCAGGGTCTACTACGACTTCCCACAGACATCCCACACCCACAAGTCGATGCTTTTGCGTGGGGTCAAGATGCCTAAGCCTGCACTTACACCCAGCGACGTTGAGATCATTCGAAGCAAGGCCAACAGGGGGGGCAGGGGCGGCTATGGGCGAGGAGGCTATGATCGGGGTGGTTACAATGGGCCTGGAATGTCGCGAGGAAACCAGTATGGACGACCACAAAACGGATATGGCAGATCGGATGGGCACTATCAATCACGCGGGCCTCCACCGATGCCTCCACCACCGGGCGCGCCCGGATTCGGCATTGGAGTCCcgccgccacctcctccgccgaATTACTACAACAACCGGCCCCACGACAACTACCGTGGTGGTGGCTATTCAGGCTACAATCAGCCTAGAGGTCCTCCACCCATCCAAACACCTCCCGGGTATCAAGGGTATGGTGGACAAGGTGGACATGGTGGACATGGTGGACATGGTGGCCAGTCTTATGGCAGAGGTAGGGGCTCCGGAGGGTATAGAGATGGACGGTCTTATAGGTAGTTGGGGAATCTAAAAGCAGAGGCGGAAACAAGCAAAATGGGAATCACCGGGTATCTTGATCAAGTTCGTATCTCTAAGCAATAGTTGCGATGGTAACGCTCCTTCGTTGAGCTGAGGAGCTCGCTGATTCACATGTCGGCTCCTTGTAAGGACCGCCGAAGCGACAGCTGCCTACTACGTAATGGATGGGTTTTGCAAGCCTTTTTGCAAGCCTTTGTCAAGCCGGGAAAAGTGGCGTGGTGTCTGGAATGTATACAAATGTCTGTGTGTTTCTGCGAGATGTCTCCTGCTTCTTTTGCTCGTGTAGGCTACCCCCTTAGTCAATGATGAGGTATACTAGTTAAGCTGCGAAGAGGCAACAAATGAAGATTTACTCCCGTTTCTCCAATTCTGGCATTGGCCTCTGGGCAATTATCAAGGAGGTGAGCTTCCCCACGCGTGCGACCCTGTGGGGACCGTTCGCGGGGTTTGGGACAACACCAGCGACCCTGGCTGGCTCACAATGAATGGACGTCCGACTCCCACTCCCGACTTGATCCCTCCTTCAACGTGCGCTCCATGCTGTTGCGACCATGAACGGCGACGCAAGCCTGGTCGGCTGTCTGGTCGACAGGCTCGCTACTAGAGTAAGCTGAGCGCTGCCATCCACTGGCTAGCTGTACTGGATCCCTTGAGCATAGGTAGACTGACATTGGGCACCCAACAGCTCCCCCATCGAGCTGGCACCAGCGGCCAGAGCCTGCAACAAGACGACATCGTTCACGTTACGAGAGCCACCTTGGTCGAGCTCGGAAACACATCCAtatccatcgtcatcgaAGCTCTCCTAGCCCTCCTCGAAGACCTTGCGCGCCCATACAGTGGTGTCGCTGAGCACCCTAGCCATGTCCTGGCCTCCGAGCTCTACATTGTCGCCGTGATCGCGGATTGCTGCTCCGCGCATTGGGCCTCACTGGTCCAAGATACCGATTCCAACGCGAGCCCGACTCCGCCCCCTCTGGACAAGGTCATCGTGAGCCGCCTGCTGGACGCGTTCAAGCATCTACTCGAACCCATCCCCGAGAACTATGTCCTCCCCGCCCAGACCCTTTTGGACCGAGTTTCGATACAAAATGTCGCGATTCCTCGGCCCGAAAGCTCTTCTATCCTGTCAGATGTCGAAAGTATTGCTCCCCCAAGTGACGAGAAGTTCGGGGCCCAtctggccgagatggataCCCACGTCAAGACAGTAACCGAATACGTCACGGCCTCCAGCTGGACTGCTGCCTTTGAATACTTCAGAAGTGTTATTTACACCATTCGAACTACTGCCGTTTCTCAGCCGGGCACCACTACCGCAGGATCCTTCCAGGATGCCGAGAGGGCAGCTCTTGTAGTTCTGCGACTGCTCTCTTTCTTCTGGGTTGATGGCAGTAAGCTTGGTCTAATCATACAGGAACTCTGTTCTAGTTTCCTCCATTTCCGAAAGCCGTACCAAAATACCATCGCAGTAGTCACTCCTCTCCTGGTTATGAGATGGCTGGACCGATTCCCGCGCGAGTTCGTTCAGCTGCACCAGCTTCATAAGCGtctcgatggcggcgccgACACTCTTTTCGACATGGCGCAAGCCGCGACTGAGAATGGTAGACGCAAAGGCTTCTTTTACCCGTTGCAGACATCGCTGCTGTTCCTCTTGCCGGACGTCTTTGAAGTTGCGAGCAATCTGCGGGAAGCaaagagcagcagcatggTGAAGAAGGTGTCATTCCTCGACGGACTACGGAAAGCTTTGAGAAATCGCAATGAGCAGGCGGGTTACTGTCTCGTGTCCTTGCTCCGCGCTGCTCGGCACTTTGACGTTGAGACCGACTCGGCCCTCGTGAGCTATGCTCTGGATGTTCAGGATGAAGTTCGAGACGCTGTATTTCGCCGCCTCACGTCGCCTGTTGACTCTGCGCTCTTTGAACAAGACATGATGACTGCGGCCTTTGTGAGCCTGACTCACCTTAATCTTGATACTAGTGTTAGTGGTTTTGTCGAATCCTGTATCGCACCCAATGCGCCCAACAGCTTCAAGCTGGCAGCGGTCCAAGGCTGCTCGTATTTTGCGCAACAACCGTACGCTCTGAGGTACCACGAGTTATTTGACACGGCAGTTCCCTTTATGAGAACACAGCTTGAGGTGAGATGCAGTCGACCCGTGTGGTGGGGATTGGAGCTGATGGAATAGGCTGAAAACGCCAAGGCGACCGGCATATCGAGCCAGAGGAGCGGCGAAGGGATTGAGATGGTGTGCAGCATCCTCCAGTTCCTGGATGCGTCTCCCGCTCGCCTACTGGATGACCTGTCCGCAGACGGATCCGACAGCGGCTTCTTCAAATCATTCCTACTTTGTGTCCTGTCCGAGGAGCCATCTGTACGGAGGCTTGCGACCGGTGTCGCAGATCGACTCTTCAAGGGCCACCTCGAGGCGTATCGCAAGTTCGACACCGGTCGCCACTTTGGAACAAAAGAGCTCCGAGGCGAACTTTGGAGTCGGAGGTTAGTTGCGCGATTCGTTTTCTCTACCGCATCATTGACAAGACATGCAGCTCCAAGGTTTTGCTCAATTTGTGCGAGTCAATCACATTCCAGAAGGATGAGCAGGGCCTGCTCGAGCTTCAAGAATATCTGGAAGCACGCCTTCTCCTGCTCAAGCACGTTCCGGTACGTCGCACCGCAATGCTATCGACTGCTTTGCCGTCACAAATCAGCGCTGACATGAAGTAGGAATTGGCTGAGGTTCCCGCAGACGCGTCGGATGTTGTCAGCGCCTCGTCAAAGCTCGAGACCACCCTCCTCATTTCCCTCTGCTCTGCCAGTATTACGACTTGCCAGCTCGTCACCTCCTGCATTGGGTTGTTCCTTCAAGAGTGCACAATCGTCGATAAGCATGCAGCATCGGCCAAATCGTCTGCCTCCGTCCTCCGAAATGGCGAGGTCTTTAGCGAGATCTCGTCACGCGCATTCCGGTTCACTGGACTTGTTGCGTTTCAAAAGAGAGTTCGGGGCTTGTTACGTCGCATGGTGTTTCCGACAACTGGAATTCTGAATGCCTGGGAGACCGCCTTTGACCGTTGGATTCACCTCGCGAAGGATGTATCGACGTCAGCTATTGAGGCCGTGGACGAAAAGGCTTTGGCCGAATGGCGCAACTACTCAGGTTTCCTGGCATCTCTCGGTGGTATCTGCACAGCCGACCAAGCCATCATCCTGGAAGAACCTGCTCTTGGCGGTCTAAGGTGGATTGATCGTGTGTCCTCGGAGCACTACGAAGAGCCTCTTCTCACACGATATCTGAGGTTGAGTATCCAACTCCTGGCTTGTGCCAATGTGAGAGTGCGCGAGGCAATGCGTGACGTGCTCGCAAGCGAGGTATCTCCCGCCCTCTACCATCCCCTGTTCAGAGCCTTGGAGTCCGAGCTGGAGGTCCTATTCACTGGCGCCCTCGCTCCTGTTGACAAAGCTCAAGACAGTGAGGTAGTGTTTGCTGAGCAAGCTGCATCTCTGTTGCGGGCTTTGGTGGAGCGACTTGAGAGTCCCTCGGACTTGGGAGCCGCTTCCTCAGTTCACCTGGGCGCCCTCACGCTGAACTTTGCAAAGTTCCTGGATGGCGTTTCTGATACGCCAAACACCCTGAGGGTCAAGATCCGTGTCTGTCACTTGTGCGAGGTCGTCACAAAGCGAAAGGAACACCTGAATCTGCGAGATGACGTTCGGATACGAAACCAGCTACTCGAATACATCTTTGGTTGGATAGCGCGCCCTCGCTCACCACAGCATGGGCCTGGCTCTAGACAAGATGACATGGCCCGGGTTCAAAAGGACCTAGACAAGGCATGCCTCAAGTCGCTGGCCGACTTGACGTTCCGACTGCCATTGCAGCCATCTGACAGCCATACTGATGCCGGGATGAGTGAGATGAAGTCCCAGATGTTCCACACAT is a window from the Fusarium keratoplasticum isolate Fu6.1 chromosome 5, whole genome shotgun sequence genome containing:
- a CDS encoding Protein arginine N-methyltransferase, which translates into the protein MSINDSASDEGEWLDLESDEEAISITSFFGPKTFPNVAAMLEDSKQNHAFDFVAHVQKLKLDFHGAVKLVNFVRDHVKNGSPVPKEISEKDLEDEKYLRPVLENDALIFSLDEVLENITSEGSEGAKDSDLVVRNKELEEELERVKSQFASYRLTVEETLDRRWGDDTEPAKTEGKKDDSAYYFESYAAHEIHETMLKDAVRTDAYRDFIYGNKHIFKDKVVLDIGCGTGILSMFCAKAGAKQVIAVDKSDIIVKARENIFHNGLANVITCLKGAIEDVKLPVDQVDIIVSEWMGYFLLYEAMLPSVLYARDKYLKPDGILAPSSATIWVAPIADPEYISDNISFWRDVYGFDMKTMQEGIYEEARVEAMPQSAVCGEPYPFKVLDLHTVKAEDLQFTAKWSSKLTREVERVDGFLIWFDNFFTTARNDPVPPPETTPETWDKTKQGGVAFTTGPSGTVTHWKQGLLLAPPEEKPSAKSPTSLSGEITFLAAEDNARALTLKTSWTDAEGESRQHSWQLK
- a CDS encoding 5'-3' exoribonuclease — protein: MGIPAAFRWLSNKYPKIISPVIEDQPITLEDGSTIPVDTTRPNPNGEELDNLYLDMNGIVHPCSHPEDRPAPKDEEEMMLEVFRYTDRVVNMVRPRKILMIAVDGVAPRAKMNQQRSRRFRSAQDAKEKEEDKQELIKLLKQQNGGSLSAESLESVTKKAFDSNSITPGTPFMDILALSLRYWCQYKLNTDPGWAKLKVIISDATVPGEGEHKIMSFVRSQRASPDHDPNTRHVIYGLDADLIMLGLATHEPHFRVLREDVFFQEQKARLCKLCGQKGHDAQNCRGEEKKKDGEHDEKDKGVTLKPFIWLHVSVLREYLEVELSVSNLPFRFDLERAIDDWIFMCCFVGNDFLPHLPALEIREHGIDTLTKLWKDNLPVMGGYVTKDGHIDLERAQVILDGLAKLEDGIFKRRKEQEDRREANNKRRRLQNENNGRGGRQSGQSTPRINGHMNPSQGMALHPIASYPKPEKPLTHDMIVNRSTAPDANVANKSAASVLKAQLQSQKSLSTAKPEDATQESPSALGKRKASEIEEDGSSTTGTPGTTTPAPATEEGPVDEVRLWEDGYADRYYEKKFHKDPKDIEFRHSVARAYVEGLAWVLLYYFQGCPSWEWYYPYHYAPFAADFKDLAKMNITFEKGRTSRPFEQLMSVLPAASRHALPEVFHDLMLNPESPIIDFYPEDFKVDLNGKKMAWQGIALLPFIEMPRLLAAVQGKYPELSPEDSARNEMGRDVLIFSEGHESLYDEVLTKFYSKRQGDSKFKLDPKKSDGLSGKVEKKDGYVPHGELKYPLERKAMPDLDYDRSVTVYYDFPQTSHTHKSMLLRGVKMPKPALTPSDVEIIRSKANRGGRGGYGRGGYDRGGYNGPGMSRGNQYGRPQNGYGRSDGHYQSRGPPPMPPPPGAPGFGIGVPPPPPPPNYYNNRPHDNYRGGGYSGYNQPRGPPPIQTPPGYQGYGGQGGHGGHGGHGGQSYGRGRGSGGYRDGRSYR